The genome window GTCGCTTCTACGCTGCGCGTTCCGGACTTCGACTGTCCAAGTCGGGGGCGATGACCCGCCTGCGACACAGGCCGACGAGCCGGGACCCGGCGGACAGATTTCAAAATAGTCACGATGTCCCCGGGTGTTGCAGGAGACCAGGGCCGCGCGCGGCGACGCCGTCCAGCAGGTCCGCCGTGGCGGCCGCGCGCCCCCGAATTGCTGTGCCGTCGACCCCGTCCGAGGAGCGCGCCGCTCAGGCGGACGAACGCGGCTCCGCACCCCCGATCCGTTCGACGAGTTCGTCGCGGTACTCCCGCACCGCCGGCAGCTCCGGTTCGTCGCCGGTCGCGCGCTTCAACGCGCCTTCCAGGATCTTCAGCCCCTGGCGTTCGTCGCCGCGGGCGTCCGCTTGCCTCGCGGCGTTCTCCAGGGCTCTGGCGAGCTTGGTCCGCGGCTCGGGTGCCTGGGCGGCCGTGTGGATCCGGATCCAGTTGCCGCCCGGGTCGATGACGGTGAACCCGGTGTACCGGTCGTTGCGCAGCCGCGGCCGGGTCATCCGCGGGATGCCGGAGACGAGCACCTTCCCGTGCACGGAGCGCATTCCCGCCGCGAAGGCCTCGAACAGCTCACCGGTGTCCGCCACGATGATCAGGCACGTGCTGTACGACTGCGCCGGGTCGTAGCCGTCCATCCCGAAGAAGTGCAGGTTGATGTCTTCCCGCCGCAGCGCGACGTGCGGGTTCGGCCGCGTCTGCCGGTAGGTGATCTCGAAGCCGAGCATCTCGTAGAACGACGCGATCTCGTCGATGGACGGACAGGGCAGGAGCGGGATGGTCAGTTCGTTCGCCATCGCCCGAACGTAGGCCCGGATCAGCCGAAACGACACGGAGCTATTTGCTCGTGCGAACGGCGTCGTCGCCCGTGGCGGACTGGGCGGTCGTTACCCTGCCCGCGTGAGCTTCGACGACCGCGGGATGACCGCTCTCGCGAGCCTGCCGTCGCCGGTCGAGGAGGTGCGGGACGAGCGGCTCGCGCGGCACGGCGTCCACCTCCGACTCAAGCGCGACGACCTCATCAGCGCCGAGGTACCCGGCACCAAGTGGCGCAAGCTCCGGTACAACCTCCAAGCCGCCCAGGCGCAAGGCGCCACCCGGCTCCTGACCTTCGGCGGCGCGTACTCCAACCACCTCCGCGCGACGGCGGCCGCGGGACGTCGGCTCGGTCTCGGCACCGTCGGCGTCATCCGCGGCGAGGAACACCTGCCGCTCAACGATTCCCTGGCCTACGCCGCCGGCTGTGGCATGACATTGTCCTATTTGGACCGTGCGACTTACCGCCGCAAGGCCGAACCCGGCGTGCTCGCCGCACTGCTCCGGCGGTTCGGTCCGTGTTACGTCCTCCCGGAAGGCGGCAGCAACGCCCTCGCCGTGCGGGGCACCGCGGAGCTGGTCGGCGAAATCTCCGCGGAATTCGACGTGATCTGCTGCGCCACCGGAACCGGCGGCACCCTCGCCGGAATCGCCGCCGGACTTTCCGGTCCGCACCGCGCCATCGGCTTCGCCGTGCTGAAAGGGGGGCGGTTCCTCGTCGACGAGGTCCGACGCCTGCAGTGCGCGGCGTATGGGAAAGCGACCACGAACTGGTCCCTCGACCTCGACTTCTCCTTCGGCGGCTACGCCAAACGCCGCCCGGAGCTGGACGACTTCATCGACGACTTCCGCGATCGGCACGGCATCACCCTCGACTGGGTCTATGAGGCGAAGATGCTTTACGGGCTGTTTTCCCGCGTCGAGGCGGGCGCTTTCGAGCCCGGGACGAGGAT of Amycolatopsis solani contains these proteins:
- a CDS encoding 1-aminocyclopropane-1-carboxylate deaminase/D-cysteine desulfhydrase, whose amino-acid sequence is MSFDDRGMTALASLPSPVEEVRDERLARHGVHLRLKRDDLISAEVPGTKWRKLRYNLQAAQAQGATRLLTFGGAYSNHLRATAAAGRRLGLGTVGVIRGEEHLPLNDSLAYAAGCGMTLSYLDRATYRRKAEPGVLAALLRRFGPCYVLPEGGSNALAVRGTAELVGEISAEFDVICCATGTGGTLAGIAAGLSGPHRAIGFAVLKGGRFLVDEVRRLQCAAYGKATTNWSLDLDFSFGGYAKRRPELDDFIDDFRDRHGITLDWVYEAKMLYGLFSRVEAGAFEPGTRIVAVLS